A part of Agromyces protaetiae genomic DNA contains:
- a CDS encoding RibD family protein produces the protein MTLSVAMSIDGHLDTVPPPRLILSNAADFDRVDEVRSQSDAILVGARTVRADNPRLLVRSEERRRRRETEGLPSSPWKVTVTASGDLDPRAEFFSAGHGEKLVYCPESAGRDIRNRLGERATVVELGESVTMADLVDDLGDRGARTLLVEGGGTVITQFLTGDLVDELQLAIAPFFVGDGRAPRLVGDGRFPWTPDRRARLIETRQVGDIAVLRYSLSERSPD, from the coding sequence GTGACCCTCAGCGTCGCGATGTCGATCGACGGACACCTCGACACCGTGCCGCCGCCGCGGCTCATCCTCTCGAACGCCGCCGACTTCGATCGCGTCGACGAGGTCCGCTCGCAGAGCGACGCCATCCTGGTCGGCGCCCGCACCGTTCGCGCCGACAACCCGCGGCTGCTCGTACGGAGCGAGGAGCGCCGTCGCCGCCGCGAGACCGAGGGGCTGCCGTCATCCCCGTGGAAGGTCACCGTCACGGCCTCGGGCGACCTCGACCCGCGCGCGGAGTTCTTCTCCGCGGGTCACGGGGAGAAGCTCGTGTACTGCCCGGAATCGGCCGGCCGAGACATCCGGAACCGCCTCGGCGAGCGCGCGACCGTCGTCGAGCTCGGCGAATCGGTCACGATGGCGGACCTCGTCGACGATCTGGGCGACCGGGGCGCACGGACCCTCCTCGTCGAGGGCGGCGGAACCGTGATCACGCAGTTCTTGACCGGCGATCTCGTCGACGAACTGCAGTTGGCGATCGCCCCGTTCTTCGTCGGCGACGGGCGCGCTCCACGTCTCGTCGGCGACGGGCGATTCCCCTGGACGCCCGACCGCCGAGCACGGCTCATCGAGACTCGGCAGGTCGGCGACATCGCCGTGCTCAGATACTCCCTCTCCGAACGCTCGCCCGACTGA
- a CDS encoding SAM-dependent methyltransferase has translation MSGVIDVDADWLALREAEDARARSRELALAAASALAPGQVVVHDLGSGTGSMLRWLGPLLPGPQVWVLHDWNAALLDRALIGDPARDRDGRPISVQIRTRELARLRRADLDGADLVTASALLDVLTAEEIGAVVEACTAAGCPVLISLSVTGDVELDPVEPLDDELRAAFNAHQQRLVGGRRLVGPSGAALAEGLFREAGWSVARATSLWRLGRREPGLLGRWLDGWLDAALEQRADLRRDGVRYRALREAQLRRGALSATVSHADLLASP, from the coding sequence GTGAGTGGGGTCATCGACGTCGATGCAGACTGGCTCGCGTTGCGCGAAGCCGAAGACGCCCGCGCGCGCTCGCGCGAACTCGCCCTCGCCGCCGCCTCCGCGCTCGCACCCGGTCAGGTCGTCGTCCACGACCTCGGAAGCGGAACCGGCTCGATGCTGCGATGGCTCGGGCCGCTCCTGCCCGGCCCGCAGGTCTGGGTGCTGCACGACTGGAACGCGGCGCTCCTCGATCGCGCGCTCATCGGCGATCCCGCTCGCGACCGCGACGGTCGACCGATCTCGGTGCAGATCCGCACCCGCGAACTCGCGCGGCTCCGCCGCGCCGACCTCGACGGGGCCGACCTCGTCACGGCGTCGGCACTCCTCGACGTCCTCACCGCCGAAGAGATCGGCGCCGTCGTCGAGGCGTGCACCGCGGCCGGATGTCCCGTCCTGATCAGCCTGAGCGTGACGGGCGACGTCGAGCTCGATCCCGTCGAGCCCCTCGACGACGAACTCCGGGCCGCCTTCAACGCGCACCAGCAACGGTTGGTCGGCGGACGGCGGCTCGTCGGCCCGTCCGGCGCGGCGCTCGCCGAAGGACTGTTCCGCGAGGCCGGCTGGAGCGTCGCGCGCGCGACATCCCTCTGGCGGCTCGGTCGGCGCGAGCCGGGCCTCCTCGGTCGGTGGCTCGACGGATGGCTCGACGCCGCCCTCGAACAGCGCGCCGACCTTCGCCGCGACGGCGTCCGCTACCGTGCCCTGCGCGAGGCGCAGTTGCGGCGCGGAGCGCTCTCCGCCACCGTCTCCCACGCGGATCTCCTGGCGTCGCCATGA
- a CDS encoding glycosyltransferase family 4 protein, with translation MLHFLVPDGFDEPARASGGNVYDRRVAAALQAAGFDVRLAPLDVGARDRLDRALVAVPDDGLVLVDGLVAVAASEVLSAHASRLRVVVLAHMVASALAESSDASATAGDERTALSAARRIIATSDWTRSELAARGLAEFDRIAVARPGVDVSAARIARIRAAPVRPEPARDQRRAARFLCVGALARHKGQDVLVEALAGLTDVPPWTCSIVGSHTADPSFAGRIVSDISAAGLEGVTLAGVLTGSRLDDAFGSADLVIAPSRAESYGMVVADALARGIPVVTTRVGGIPEAVAGHTSAVLVAPDDPTALRAVLKRWLADVPWRDRLTAAALRSPTPARYWSETTRVVAGVLTSVRAESGIGAAEVRSTG, from the coding sequence GTGCTCCACTTCCTCGTTCCCGACGGCTTCGACGAACCCGCCCGCGCGAGCGGGGGCAACGTGTACGACCGCAGGGTCGCCGCGGCGCTCCAGGCGGCCGGATTCGACGTGCGCCTCGCGCCCCTCGACGTCGGGGCTCGCGATCGGCTCGATCGCGCACTCGTCGCCGTGCCCGACGACGGGCTCGTCCTCGTCGACGGACTCGTCGCGGTCGCAGCATCCGAGGTCCTCTCGGCGCACGCGTCGCGCCTGCGCGTCGTGGTGCTCGCCCACATGGTCGCGAGCGCGCTCGCGGAGTCATCGGATGCCTCGGCGACCGCCGGAGACGAACGCACCGCGCTGTCGGCCGCCCGGCGCATCATCGCGACGAGCGACTGGACGCGCTCGGAGCTCGCGGCGCGCGGGCTCGCGGAGTTCGATCGCATCGCGGTCGCGCGACCCGGGGTCGACGTCTCGGCGGCGCGGATCGCCCGCATCCGGGCCGCGCCGGTCCGGCCGGAGCCCGCGCGCGATCAGCGGCGAGCGGCCCGGTTCCTCTGCGTCGGCGCCCTCGCCCGCCACAAGGGACAGGATGTCCTCGTCGAAGCGCTCGCGGGTCTCACCGACGTGCCCCCGTGGACCTGCTCGATCGTCGGATCCCACACGGCGGACCCGTCGTTCGCGGGCCGGATCGTCTCCGACATCTCGGCCGCCGGACTCGAGGGCGTGACCCTGGCGGGCGTGCTCACGGGCTCACGGCTCGACGATGCGTTCGGCAGCGCCGACCTCGTCATCGCGCCCTCGCGCGCGGAGAGCTACGGCATGGTCGTCGCCGACGCCCTCGCGAGAGGGATCCCGGTGGTGACGACACGCGTCGGCGGGATTCCCGAGGCCGTCGCGGGGCACACGTCCGCGGTGCTCGTCGCGCCCGACGATCCCACGGCGCTCCGCGCCGTGCTGAAACGATGGCTCGCGGATGTCCCGTGGCGCGACCGGCTCACGGCCGCCGCCCTGCGCTCGCCCACCCCGGCACGATACTGGTCCGAGACCACGCGGGTCGTCGCCGGAGTCCTCACGAGCGTGCGAGCGGAGTCCGGCATCGGCGCCGCCGAGGTGCGGAGCACCGGGTGA